Proteins encoded within one genomic window of Manis pentadactyla isolate mManPen7 chromosome 4, mManPen7.hap1, whole genome shotgun sequence:
- the POU3F1 gene encoding POU domain, class 3, transcription factor 1 — protein sequence MATTAQYLPRGPGGGAGGTGPLMHPDAAAAAAAAAAAERLHAGAAYREVQKLMHHEWLGAGAGHPVGLAHPQWLPAGGGGGGDWAGGPHLEHGKAGGGGTGRADDGGGGGGGGFHARLVHQGAAHAGAAWAQGGTAHHLGPAMSPSPGAGGGHQPQPLGLYAQAAYPGGGGGGLAGMLAAGGGGAGPGLHHALHEDGHEAQLEPSPPPHLGAHGHPHGHAHAGGLHAAAAHLHPGAGGGGSSVGEHSDEDAPSSDDLEQFAKQFKQRRIKLGFTQADVGLALGTLYGNVFSQTTICRFEALQLSFKNMCKLKPLLNKWLEETDSSSGSPTNLDKIAAQGRKRKKRTSIEVGVKGALESHFLKCPKPSAHEITGLADSLQLEKEVVRVWFCNRRQKEKRMTPAAGAGHPPMDDVYAPGELGPGGGGASPPSAPPPPPPAALHHHHHHTLPGSVQ from the coding sequence ATGGCCACCACCGCGCAGTACCTGCCGCGGGGCCCCGGCGGCGGAGCTGGGGGCACGGGACCGCTTATGCACCCAGACgccgcggcggcagcggcggcggcggcagccgcCGAGCGGCTGCACGCTGGGGCCGCGTACCGCGAAGTGCAGAAGCTGATGCACCACGAGTGGCTGGGCGCGGGCGCGGGCCACCCCGTGGGCCTGGCGCACCCCCAGTGGCTACccgcgggaggcggcggcggcggcgactggGCTGGGGGCCCTCACCTGGAACACGGCAAGGCGGGAGGCGGCGGCACCGGCCGAGCCGACGACGGTGGCGGCGGCGGTGGTGGAGGTTTCCACGCGCGCCTGGTGCACCAGGGGGCGGCCCACGCGGGCGCGGCATGGGCGCAAGGCGGTACGGCTCACCACTTGGGCCCGGCCATGTCACCGTCACCGGGGGCCGGCGGGGGTCACCAGCCCCAGCCGCTCGGGCTGTATGCTCAGGCGGCCTACCCAGGGGGCGGCGGTGGTGGTCTGGCTGGAATGTTGGCGGCGGGAGGCGGTGGCGCGGGGCCGGGCTTGCACCACGCGCTGCACGAGGACGGCCACGAGGCACAGCTGGAGCCGTCGCCTCCGCCGCACCTGGGCGCCCACGGACACCCACACGGACATGCACATGCGGGCGGCCTGCACGCGGCGGCGGCACACCTGCACCCGGGCGCGGGTGGCGGCGGCTCGTCAGTGGGCGAGCACTCAGACGAGGACGCACCCAGTTCGGACGACCTGGAGCAGTTCGCCAAGCAGTTCAAGCAGCGGCGCATCAAGCTAGGCTTCACGCAGGCCGACGTGGGGCTGGCGCTAGGCACGCTATACGGTAACGTGTTCTCGCAGACCACCATCTGCCGTTTCGAGGCCCTGCAGCTGAGCTTCAAGAACATGTGCAAGCTCAAGCCGCTGCTCAACAAGTGGCTGGAGGAGACCGACTCGTCCAGCGGCAGCCCCACCAACCTGGACAAGATCGCGGCGCAGGGCCGCAAGCGCAAAAAGCGCACTTCCATTGAGGTGGGGGTCAAAGGCGCTCTCGAGAGCCACTTTCTCAAGTGCCCCAAGCCCTCGGCGCACGAGATCACGGGCCTGGCCGACAGCTTGCAGCTGGAGAAGGAGGTGGTgcgcgtctggttctgcaaccgGCGGCAGAAGGAGAAGCGCATGACCCCCGCGGCTGGTGCGGGCCACCCGCCCATGGACGACGTATACGCACCTGGCGAGCTGGGGCCGGGCGGGGGCGGTGCGTCGCCACCCTCGGCGCCCCCGCCACCCCCGCCGGCCGCcctgcaccaccaccaccaccacacactgcCCGGCTCGGTGCAGTGA